Below is a window of Procambarus clarkii isolate CNS0578487 chromosome 43, FALCON_Pclarkii_2.0, whole genome shotgun sequence DNA.
acctgtgtaaaaatttcgtcaacatacctgcagtatatggccggtttcaagttcatgtcgactaagaccttttgttcaatggtacccatgtagaagttcgcaaacaggacacctagggaagaacccatggcgaccccatctacttgcttatacacgtgcccatccaggctcaagaagggtgcctctttagtacaagcttggaggtagtttccttagaatgttttctggtatgtcaagaggagtacaggccggatcatgatacactctgtccgctatcatcccgattgtttcctccacaggtacgttggtaaacagtgattccacgtccaacgaggctcttatccctgtggcccgtgttccccgcagtaagtcaacaaattcctttggagacttcaggctgaaggcaagggacataaggagtcagcaagctgttgagtcgcttagccagtctgtacatgggtgtgggtatctggctgatgattggccgaagtgggtttccaggcttgtgtgtcttgacatttcctatgttttttttttttttgagatatatacaagagttgttacattcttgtacagccactagtacgcgtagcgtttcgggcaggtccctggaatatgatccccctgccgcgaagaattgttttttcatccaagtacacattttactgttgcgttaaacagaggctacagttaaggaattgcgcccagtaaatcctccccggccaggatacgaacccatgacatagtgctcgcggaacgccaggcgagtgttttaccactacaccacggacacTATGTCTTGACatagacaagaaataaaaatgaattttggagaattgatttttcaattaccatcgacagtgaaaaaaaacataagaaatattgagaaaattcgtgttagaattattaatcttactttttcgatcatatttaataatatatgtctacaggaaagactgctaccaaaatatactaatatatatatatatatatatatatatatatatatatatatatatatatatatatatatatatatatatatatatatatatgtcgtacctagtagccagaacgcacttctcagcctactattcaaggcccgatttgcctaataagccaagttttcatgaattaattgtttttcgactacctaacctacctaacatattaagataggttaggttaggtagggttggttaggttcggtcatatatctacgttaattttaactccaataaaaaaaaattaacctcatacataatgaattgggtagctttatcatttcataagaaaaaaatagagaaaatatattaattcatgaaaacttggcttattaggcaaatcgggccttgcatagtaggctgagaagtgagttctggctactaggtacgacatatatatatatatatatatatatatatatatatatatatatatatatatatatatatatatatatatatatatatatatatatatatatatatatatatatatatatatgacaatgtcagaccacgaatcattccttctgaagatgtatttaatatacgaaagtacttaaggaaattcctgtttcattttcctccgtggtctaacattgtcacattcttaatcacgtgtttattttcgtgatatacacacacacacacatatatatatatatatatatatatatatatatatatatatatatatatatatatatatatatgtcgtacctagtagccagaacgcacttctcggcctactatgcaaggcccgatttgcctaataagccaagttttcctgaattaataaattttctcaattttttttcttatgatatgataaagcaacccatttcattatgtatgaggtcaattttgtattattggagttaaaattaacgtagatatatgaccgaacctaaccaaccctacctaacctaacctaatctatctctataggttaggttaggttaggtagccgaaaaagttgggttaggttaggttaggtaggttaggtagtcgaaaaaccttaaattcatgaaaacttggcttattaggcaaattgggccttgcatagtaggctgaaaagtgcgttctggctactaggtacgacatatatatatatatatatatatattatacatatatatatatatataaatatatatatatatatataatgggttcAGGTACGAACTATGGTGGTCAGGTCCTGAGCCCATTacgtgcctctgtaaccatttccaccaccgatcacgggatgggtatggggtgcataataaagaaagaaattgaattatgaTAATCATTCGTGTATATTTCAATCTTTCATTTGGTTTCAGAGAGGCGACAATCATGGGACGGAGCCGCAAACTGTCCAGAAAGCTCCTCAAACGGACAGCTGAGAACCGACAATCGGCTGATGAGAAACAGTGTAACGAGGATGAGAAACACACTGAGAAACTCCAGGAGAATGGAGACCTGCAACAGACCGGCGAGCACCAACAGCCTGGTGCTCTGACCAAAACAATAATCCATCGCTGTAACATCTGCCAGTTGACGTTCACTACAACATTGAGCTTTGAAAGACACATGAAGAGACATGAAGCAGACAAACCACATAAGTGCCAACACTGTGACAAGAAATTTGTAACCAAATCTGGCCTCGATATCCACAGAAGAAAACACACAGGTGAGAGACCATACAAGTGTGACAATTGCTCAAAGGCCTTCACAACACGATCAGTACTCATAATGCACATGAGAGGCCACACAGGTGAGAAACCCTATGAGTGCAATATTTGTGGTGCAAGATTCACTCAGAGTGCAACTCAAGCTGACCACATGCGGCGTCATACAGGAGAAGAACAATACCAATGTACCACTTGCCAAAAAAAATTTGTTACGAGAATAAATTATCGTGGACACATATTGGTGTGtcaaagaaaaagtaagattGAGTGTAAAATATGTAAAAAACTATTTATCAACAAGTTTACACTTAAAAGCCATATGGTTAAGCATTCAAATGAAAGACCATTTGAATGCGGAGAATGTGGAAACAAATTTAAAAGCAAAACTTCGTTGGCAAGTCATCTAAAATCCGTACATTCAAATAAAGAACCTCACAAGTGTGACATATGTATGAAAAGTTATACAACAAGAAGGTCTCTCATCATGCATACGATGACTCATACTAATATTGGCAGATTTCAGTGTGAACAATGTGGAAGGATGTTAAACTCTAAGAGACATGTTCTCCGTCACCAAACTTCACAAAATGGATGCAAGAGAAAGTATGTTTTTAAACCATTCTTTTGTAAGCAATGCGGAGCCCAGTTTACCAGTGACAGAGCCGTTCGCGATCATAAGCACCGGACCCCGGATTGCACAAAAACACTTGTACGTTTCTTATGTGACTTCTGTCGTGAGGATTGTAAAACATACGAAGGACTTGTAACGCATCTGCTTGATCATGCTGAACCTGGAAGGAAAGGTTATGACAACTTACTCAATAGAATGACTCATGGCAAAAAACGTGTCAACCCAGCCTGGATAGTGAAGGTTTACAACTCTGGTACAGTTAGTACGCCGAGAGACAACAGAGCTCAGTGTGAACAATGTGGAAGGATGTTCATCTCTAAGAGTCATCTTCTCCGTCACCAAACTTCACAAACTAGATGCAAGAGAAACTATGTTTTTAAACAATTCTTTTGTAAGCAATGCGGAGCCCAGTTTAATAGTAACAGTACCGCTAGCCATCATAAGTACCGGAACCCGGATTGCACAAAAACACATGTACGTTTCTTATGTGACTTCTGTCGTGAGGATTGCAAAACATACGAAGGTCTTGTAACGCATCTGCTTGATCATGCTGAACCTGGAAGGAAAGGTTATGACAACTTACTAGACAGAATGACTCATAACAAAGAACGTATCAACCCAGCCTGGATAGTGAAGGTTTACAACTCTGGTTCAGTTAGTACGTCGAGAGACGACAATGGTGCTCACATTAATATCGATCAACGGCAAGCCACAAGCGTCCCTACTGACCATACACCAGCTGTTCACAAGAACACAGCTGTGGACCATCAACGAGGCAATGTAGACGAACACAAAACAGCTGTAGATCATCACGAAACAGCTGAAGATCATCAGAAAACAGCTGTAGATCATCACAAAACAGCTGTAGGCCATCACGAAACAGCTGTAGACCTTCGCAAAACAGTTGTAGAGCATCACGAAACAGATGTAGATCATCACAAAACAGCTGTAAATCATCACAAAACAGCTATAGACCTTCGCAAAACAGCTGTAGACCATAACGAAACAGCTGTAGATCATCACAAAACAGCTGTAGACCTTCGCAAATCAGCTGTAGGCCACCACGAAACAACTGTAGATCATCACAAAACAGCTGTAGACCATCACGACACAGCTGTAGACCATCACGACACAGCTGTAGATCACCACAAAACAGCTGTAGACCATCACGACAGAGCTGTAGATCATCACAAAACAGCTGTAGACCATCACGACAGAGCTGTAGATCATCACAAAACAGCTGTAGACCATCACGACAGAGCTGTAGATCACCACAAAACAGCTGTAGATCATCACAAAACAGCTGTAGACCATCACAAAACAGCTGTAGATCACCACAAAACAGCTGTAGATCAACACAAAACAGCTGTAGATCACCACAAAACAGCTGTAGACCATCACAAAACAGCTGTAGATCACCACAAAACAGCTGTAGATCACCACAAAACAGCTGTAGATCATCACAAAACAGCTGTAAACGTCTTCTCTCAGGATACGTGTTTAACTAGTGAAACTAATTTTGAAAGCATAAACACGAATGATAAGCTAAATAAGGATGAGGGAAGAAAATATCTCGGAAATAATGAAGCATATTATGAAAATGCAAatgaaaaacctcacaagtgtgacATATGCATGAAAAGTTATACAACAAGAAGGTATCTCATCATGCATACGATGACTCATACTAATATTGGCAGATTTCAGTGTGAACAATGTGGAAGGATGTTTAACTCTAAGAGACATGTTCTCCGTCACCAAACTTCTCAAAATGGATGCAAGAGAAAGTATGTTTTTAAACCATTCTTTTGTAAGCAATGCGGAGCCCAGTTTAACAGTGACGCAGCCGTTCGCAAACATAAGAGGAGGACCCCGGATTGCACAAAAACACATGTACGTTTCTTATGTGACTTCTGTCGTGAGGATTGTAAAACATACGAAGGACTTGTAACGCATCTGCTTGATCATGCTGAACCTGGAAGGAAAGGTTATGACAACTTACTCAATAGAATGACTCATGGCAAAAAACGTGTCAACCCAGCCTGGATAGTGAAGGTTTACAACTCGGGTAAAGTTAGTACGCCGAGAGACAACATTGGTGCTCACATTAATATCGATCAACGGCAAGCCTCAAGCGTCCCTACTGACCATTCACAAGTTGTGCACAACAACACAGCTGTGGACCATCAACGAGGCAATGCAGACTATCACAAAACAGCTATAGACCATCTCGAAACTAGTGTAGATAATCACAAAACAGCTGTAAACGTCTTCTCTCAGGATACGTGTTTAACTAGTAAAACTAATTTTGATAACATAAACACGAATGATAAGCTAAATAAGGATGAGGGAAGAAAATATCTCGGAAATACAGATGCATATTGTAATTTAGACAGTAATCACGTGAATGGTATATGGGGAACATGTCAAGATCTTGACAACAACTATATTTCAACCAGGGAACTGCAGGTGAGGGATAAATGTGACATAGAAGTGGTCAAACATGCTTGTGTGATGCAGAGAAGTTATCCAATGATTACGGAAGCAGAAGAAGTGGGtttgaaagaggaggaggagacagaggATTATAATTTAGAAAGTAAACACATTGATGGTATATGGGGAACATGTCAAGATCTTGGCAACGACTATTATTCAACTAGGGAACACAAGGTGAAGGAAAAATGTGACATAGAAGTGATCAAAGATG
It encodes the following:
- the LOC123755811 gene encoding zinc finger protein 62, yielding MGRSRKLSRKLLKRTAENRQSADEKQCNEDEKHTEKLQENGDLQQTGEHQQPGALTKTIIHRCNICQLTFTTTLSFERHMKRHEADKPHKCQHCDKKFVTKSGLDIHRRKHTGERPYKCDNCSKAFTTRSVLIMHMRGHTGEKPYECNICGARFTQSATQADHMRRHTGEEQYQCTTCQKKFVTRINYRGHILVCQRKSKIECKICKKLFINKFTLKSHMVKHSNERPFECGECGNKFKSKTSLASHLKSVHSNKEPHKCDICMKSYTTRRSLIMHTMTHTNIGRFQCEQCGRMLNSKRHVLRHQTSQNGCKRKYVFKPFFCKQCGAQFTSDRAVRDHKHRTPDCTKTLVRFLCDFCREDCKTYEGLVTHLLDHAEPGRKGYDNLLNRMTHGKKRVNPAWIVKVYNSGTVSTPRDNRAQCEQCGRMFISKSHLLRHQTSQTRCKRNYVFKQFFCKQCGAQFNSNSTASHHKYRNPDCTKTHVRFLCDFCREDCKTYEGLVTHLLDHAEPGRKGYDNLLDRMTHNKERINPAWIVKVYNSGSVSTSRDDNGAHINIDQRQATSVPTDHTPAVHKNTAVDHQRGNVDEHKTAVDHHETAEDHQKTAVDHHKTAVGHHETAVDLRKTVVEHHETDVDHHKTAVNHHKTAIDLRKTAVDHNETAVDHHKTAVDLRKSAVGHHETTVDHHKTAVDHHDTAVDHHDTAVDHHKTAVDHHDRAVDHHKTAVDHHDRAVDHHKTAVDHHDRAVDHHKTAVDHHKTAVDHHKTAVDHHKTAVDQHKTAVDHHKTAVDHHKTAVDHHKTAVDHHKTAVDHHKTAVNVFSQDTCLTSETNFESINTNDKLNKDEGRKYLGNNEAYYENANEKPHKCDICMKSYTTRRYLIMHTMTHTNIGRFQCEQCGRMFNSKRHVLRHQTSQNGCKRKYVFKPFFCKQCGAQFNSDAAVRKHKRRTPDCTKTHVRFLCDFCREDCKTYEGLVTHLLDHAEPGRKGYDNLLNRMTHGKKRVNPAWIVKVYNSGKVSTPRDNIGAHINIDQRQASSVPTDHSQVVHNNTAVDHQRGNADYHKTAIDHLETSVDNHKTAVNVFSQDTCLTSKTNFDNINTNDKLNKDEGRKYLGNTDAYCNLDSNHVNGIWGTCQDLDNNYISTRELQVRDKCDIEVVKHACVMQRSYPMITEAEEVGLKEEEETEDYNLESKHIDGIWGTCQDLGNDYYSTREHKVKEKCDIEVIKDACVMQRSYPMIKEAEEVSVKEENETVEKWVEEPEMQKTSDRQFLKSTSLLIVNGITTIKREACHPAPHTSVPHY